AGCTCAATCATGGAGCTAAACGCTACCCGGAACGTCGTTGCGGGGTGCCCGTAAGCCGGTCGTTCACCGGGCACTCCCGCACCCCAAAACCACTTCATATAGATACTGGGCTGACGGTGCACGTATACCCCGCCCGATTAAAGGCCCGGTGAAGGCCCCTTATCTGCAACACTGGGATCCGTGACTGAACTGAAGATCGGATACGCCCGGGTTTCGACTACCGGGCAGGACCTCACCGCCCAACGCGAAGGACTCATCGCCCTCGGCGTGGACGCCGATCAGGTCTATGTCGATCACGGACTCACCGGCACCAACCGAACCCGACCCGGGCTCCGAGAGGCTCTCGCCGCTGTCCGCTCAGGAGACACCCTCGTCGTGACAAAACTCGACCGCCTCGCACGATCTCTCCCCGATGCGCGCAACATCGCCGATGAACTCACCACCAAAGGGGTGACGCTGAGCATAGGGGGCAGCCTCTACGACCCCAACGACGCAGTGGGTCGACTGCTCTTCAACGTCCTCGGCATGGTGGCCGAGTTTGAAGCCGACCTCATTCGAGCGCGAACTCGAGAAGGAATGGCCATCGCCAAATCGAAAGGGCGGCTCCGCGGCAAGCAACCCAAGCTATCCCCCTCGAAACGCAAGCATCTCCTGTCCACTCACAAGGCTGGGACTCATACACAGACCGAATTGGCCGAGCTCTTCGACGTCTCTCGCGCGACGATCTACAGGGAACTTCAACGTGCCTACCCAGAGCCGTGACACCGTCACATGCCTTCGTCGAAAACACCGCCCTCTCTCTTGAGTTTCCCTTCGACCCGGACCGTGCTTCGAAATAGTGACTCGCGGAACGAGATGATGGCAGAAAGCGCCGCACCAACAAGCGAGGGCCCCCGTGAACCCAGTTAGACCCCACAGTCCCGACCATGAAGAGCGAGGAGCACGACATATCGCTCGAACCGCCATCCGGTTCCTCGCAGCCATGGGGGTCTTCGCCGCTGTCACTGCGACTTTCTTTGACACGGCGTCTCGGAGCGCGATCAACCCGTTCAACTTCTTTGGCTTCTTCACCATGCAGAGCAACATCCTCTTAGCTGCATTACTCCTGATCACCGCAGCACAAGAACTCACCAGGCGAAGTCGCCGCCCATCATGGATAGTCCCTGCCCGTGCCGCTGCCACGACCTACATGCTGATCGTGGGAATCGTGTACAACACTCTCCTCGATGGACTCGCTGGCGGTGTGGATCTCGGATGGGCGAACGCCGTCCTCCACATCGTCTTCCCGCTTTACGCACTGGCCGACTGGATTCTCTTCAACGACCGTTACCAACTGCCCATGCAACTGGTGTGGCTGATGCTGATATACCCACTGACCTGGTGTGCCGTGGTCCTCATCCGAGGAGCTACCGATGGCTGGGTCCCCTACCCATTCCTAGACCCCGCCACTGGGTACGTCTCCGTCACCACCTATGTTGTCGCGATTGCCACCACGATCGCTGTATTCGGCATGTTCGTGATCTGGATAAGCCGGTTCCACCGTCCTCTGCGGAGACCACAGCGGACCACCAGGGATGGCACAAGCGACCGCGGGCATCTCTAATACGACGACTGGCGACGGATCCAGGTCACAGTCAAAACACCGACGCTTATCAGGACAACCCCCAAGATCACAGGCGCCAAGGCGCTGCTTCCCGTGCGGGCAAGAGGCGACGCGCTGGCGTCTTGACTCCCCTGCGCCGTTTCAGGGCCGATTGATGAGTCAGGACTCTCAGCGGACCCAGCCTCTGAATCTTCCTCCGAGGCGACACTTCCCAGCCCACCAACCGCGCTCGATGCAGAACTGGGTTCATGAGCAGGGATCTTGGCCGGATCTAAC
The nucleotide sequence above comes from Nesterenkonia halotolerans. Encoded proteins:
- a CDS encoding recombinase family protein, whose protein sequence is MTELKIGYARVSTTGQDLTAQREGLIALGVDADQVYVDHGLTGTNRTRPGLREALAAVRSGDTLVVTKLDRLARSLPDARNIADELTTKGVTLSIGGSLYDPNDAVGRLLFNVLGMVAEFEADLIRARTREGMAIAKSKGRLRGKQPKLSPSKRKHLLSTHKAGTHTQTELAELFDVSRATIYRELQRAYPEP
- a CDS encoding Pr6Pr family membrane protein codes for the protein MGVFAAVTATFFDTASRSAINPFNFFGFFTMQSNILLAALLLITAAQELTRRSRRPSWIVPARAAATTYMLIVGIVYNTLLDGLAGGVDLGWANAVLHIVFPLYALADWILFNDRYQLPMQLVWLMLIYPLTWCAVVLIRGATDGWVPYPFLDPATGYVSVTTYVVAIATTIAVFGMFVIWISRFHRPLRRPQRTTRDGTSDRGHL